GGGAAGTAGAGTAGGACACCGCAGGTAAAATTGTCACCAGCCTATTTCAGGCAAACCCGAAATGTAACCGGGAGAATTGCGGAGGGGAATGGTACGCTTTCCAAATAAGCTTTTCGGAAGCGGGAGATCCGTAAAATTGTCGGGAAGACGATAACAATCGTTACTTCTGCAAGGAGAAAATTAGCCGCTGGGGGATAAGTCGATCGACAGAGTGGGAGCAACCTGAGGGCAAAGCGGTGGAAAGCCGGACTTGACGGAAAACCTCACCGTGTCCGAGATCAGTGGCAAGATAGAATGGATTAGCAACCATTCTCAACATTTCGCATTAAACAGGCGAGGAGCTTCGCAGTTCATGGGAAAAGTCGTTGGCATAGACTTAGGAACCACCAATTCAGTTGTCGCAGTAATGGAAGGCGGCAAGCCCATTGTCATCGCCCGTGAAGGAATGCGAATTACGCCGTCTGTGGTTGCCTTTACTAAGGATGGAGAACAGCTGGTCGGGCAACTGGCGCGGCGGCAGTCTGTGCTGAATCCCCAAAATACTTTCTTTGGCGTGAAGCGGTTTATGGGTCGCCGCTATGCCGAAGTTAGCCCGGATGCAAGGCGCGTCCCCTATACGATCCGTAAGGATGAAACCACGGGCAGCGTCAAGATTGCTTGTCCTCGTTTAAAGAAAGACTTTGCGCCGGAAGAAATTTCGGCAATGGTGCTGCGAAAGCTGGCGGAGGAAGCGACCCGCTACTTGGGCGAAACTGTCACGGGGGCAGTGATTACGGTTCCCGCTTATTTTAACGACGCTCAGCGACAGGCAACCCGCGATGCTGGACGGATCGCCGGACTGGAAGTGCTGCGAATCCTCAACGAACCGACCGCAGCGGCTCTGGCTTATGGACTTGACCGCGCCGATAACGAAACAATCCTGGTGTTTGACCTGGGGGGCGGCACGTTTGATGTCTCGATTCTGGATGTGGGCGATGGCGTATTTGAAGTCAAAGCCACCTGCGGCGATACCCAGTTGGGCGGCAACGATTTTGATAAGCGGATCGTAGACTGGCTGGCGGATCAGTTTTTAGAGCAGCACGGCATTGATCTTCGGAACGATCGTCAATCCCTTCAGCGACTCATCGAAGCGGCGGAGAAAGCCAAGATCGAGCTGTCGGGCATGACCATCACGGAAATCAACCTGCCCTTTATTGCCGCCAACGAAGACGGTCCCCTGCACCTGGAGACTCGCCTGACCCGATCGCAGTTCGAGGGCTTCTGCGGAGACTTGATCAATCGGCTGAAACAGCCCGTCAAGCAGGCACTTTCGGACGCGCAGATGTCCCCTTCCCGAATCGATCAGGTCGTCCTAGTTGGGGGCGGAAGCCGGATGCCAATGGTGAAGCAGTTGGTGCGATCGCTGATCGACATCGAACCGAACGACAACATCAACCCGGATGAAGCCGTTGCCGTGGGAGCCGCGATTCAGGCAGGTATTCTTACGCAAGAAGTCCGCGATATTCTGCTGCTGGACGTAACTCCGCTATCCATCGGTCTGGAGACAATCGGGGGCGTGACCAAGAAGCTGATTCCGCGCAACACGACGATTCCGGTGAGGCGATCGGATATTTTCTCCACGTCGGAAAACAATCAGACGATGGTGGAAGTTCACGTCGTCCAGGGCGAACGGGAGATGGCAACCGATAATAAGTCGCTCGGTCGCTTTAAGCTGATGGGCATTCCGCCTGCGCCGCGAGGCATTCCCCAGATTGTGGTGTCGCTGGATATCGACGCGAACGGCATCCTGCAAGTCACGGCAATGGATAAAACCACCGGACGGGAGCAGGGCTTGACGATCCAGGGAGCCTCAAACCTGAACGAGGCAGAAGTGCAGCGCATGATCCAGGAAGCGGAGAAATTTGCGGATCAGGATCGGCAGTTGCGCGATCGCATCGAGAAACGCACCAAGGCAGAAGCACTCACCTTTGAGGCAGAGCGGCAGTTGCGCGAAGTGGCACTCGACTTTGGGATGCAGTTCGCCAGTTCCTACCGTCGCCGGATCGAAAATCTGGTACAGGAATTGCGCGGCTATCTGAAGCAGAACGACGATCGCGGCATCGATATCACCCAGGCAGACTTGCGCGACGCCATCTACGAACTCCAGCAGGAAGTCTATTCCCTCACCCGCGAAGACGAGGACGAAAAAGACTTTTTTGGCTCCATTCGCCGCACCCTCTCCAGCATTGGCGAAGACCTGTTTGGCGACGATGAAGACTACTTTGACGATCGCCGCGATTATGGATACGGACGCGATTATGGGCGGGATGTCGGCGGAAGGGATTACTACGCCAGGGACGGACGCAGCTTTGGCGAACGCGATTACCGTCAAGACTACGATCGCGACTATCGCCAGGACAGCTACCGCCAGGATTACCGCCAAGACAACTCCCGCGACGACTACGGACGCACGAACGGACGCGATTCCTTTGGCAGCGGCGGCGATCTATACGGCGATCCGACTGGGGCGGCTGCGCGGAGCGGTCGAGATAACGGACGGAACA
This is a stretch of genomic DNA from Leptolyngbya ohadii IS1. It encodes these proteins:
- the dnaK gene encoding molecular chaperone DnaK; the encoded protein is MGKVVGIDLGTTNSVVAVMEGGKPIVIAREGMRITPSVVAFTKDGEQLVGQLARRQSVLNPQNTFFGVKRFMGRRYAEVSPDARRVPYTIRKDETTGSVKIACPRLKKDFAPEEISAMVLRKLAEEATRYLGETVTGAVITVPAYFNDAQRQATRDAGRIAGLEVLRILNEPTAAALAYGLDRADNETILVFDLGGGTFDVSILDVGDGVFEVKATCGDTQLGGNDFDKRIVDWLADQFLEQHGIDLRNDRQSLQRLIEAAEKAKIELSGMTITEINLPFIAANEDGPLHLETRLTRSQFEGFCGDLINRLKQPVKQALSDAQMSPSRIDQVVLVGGGSRMPMVKQLVRSLIDIEPNDNINPDEAVAVGAAIQAGILTQEVRDILLLDVTPLSIGLETIGGVTKKLIPRNTTIPVRRSDIFSTSENNQTMVEVHVVQGEREMATDNKSLGRFKLMGIPPAPRGIPQIVVSLDIDANGILQVTAMDKTTGREQGLTIQGASNLNEAEVQRMIQEAEKFADQDRQLRDRIEKRTKAEALTFEAERQLREVALDFGMQFASSYRRRIENLVQELRGYLKQNDDRGIDITQADLRDAIYELQQEVYSLTREDEDEKDFFGSIRRTLSSIGEDLFGDDEDYFDDRRDYGYGRDYGRDVGGRDYYARDGRSFGERDYRQDYDRDYRQDSYRQDYRQDNSRDDYGRTNGRDSFGSGGDLYGDPTGAAARSGRDNGRNTGRDSFGRNDRLNDRRDDRDSFGREPGRTPRDDFDFPETGTAKPGNDLGRSNPSYREDKPRDPNQPSPRNSRRAADDWDQPRDLNRREADYPGEAPSPRREPRDPYADEARTPRNAGRGEAKPRRDDYADDWDRTDYPAGEPRSSRRRDSYAEDDRSRRDDRRAYPPNPYTNAADDDWGDDDEW